In the Sarcophilus harrisii chromosome 1, mSarHar1.11, whole genome shotgun sequence genome, one interval contains:
- the TNFRSF12A gene encoding tumor necrosis factor receptor superfamily member 12A produces MALGPLVVILALMVLRLTWGEPASAPSPCPQGSSWSPDLDKCMDCSSCPARPYSDFCPGCTTAPPPPFPLLWPVLGGTLGLILILGLFSGLLVWRQCRQKEKFTTPIEETGGEGCPGTALIQ; encoded by the exons ATGGCTCTGGGACCGCTAGTAGTGATACTGGCGCTGATGGTGCTGAGATTGACTTGGGGGGAGCCAGCCTCAG CACCCTCCCCCTGTCCCCAGGGCAGTTCTTGGAGCCCAGATTTGGACAAGTGCATGGATTGTTCCTCCTGTCCAGCTCGACCCTACAGTGACTTTTGCCCTGGCT gcACCACAGCACCTCCACCCCCTTTTCCTCTGTTGTGGCCAGTCTTGGGAGGTACACTAGGATTGATACTCATTTTAGGGCTTTTTTCTGGCCTTTTGGTCTGGAGACAATGTCGACAGAAAGAGAAGTTCACTA CTCCCATTGAAGAGACAGGAGGAGAAGGATGTCCAGGCACAGCTTTGATCCAGTGA